A region of the Actinomycetota bacterium genome:
GTGGGCGACACCCGGCCCGAGGTCCGTGAAGCTCTGGTGGCCGAGGAGCCTGTGAGGGTCGACGTCGTGACCGCTGCCGGTTCTCCTGTGGGTAACGTGACCAACGAGAGCGAGACCAACGACGAGGGCGTCTTCGAGGACCTCCGCCGGGCGTGGGACGAGCCCGACCGCGACGCCCACAACCGCCACGAAGACCTCTCCGACCGCTAGGGCCGCGACCAGGGCCCCGACCCCGCCATCAGCGGCCTCGGGGTTCTGGGACACTTTGGCACGTACACCTGTTGGGCACCTGGCGTGTAGGATCAGTGTATGGCCCGGGTCCGGACGAACATCGAGATCGAGGACGACTACCTCAGGGCGGTCATGGACCGCTTCGGCGTCCACACCAAGACCGAGGCGGTCGATCTCGCCCTGCGACACCTGGCCGGCCAGCCCATGAACCGTGACGAGGCGTTGGCCATGCGCGGCGCCCACGCCATCGTCGAGATCCCGGAGGACGCCCGGCCAACGGAGAGCTGATGATCCTCGCCGACACCTCGGCGTGGGTCGAGTACGACCGGGCAACGGGCAGCCCGGTCGACATCCGCCTCTCCGAACTGATCGCCGAGGATGGTCCCCTCGCCGTCACCGACCCCGTCGTCATGGAGGTGTTGGCCGGAGCTCGGACCGAGCAACGAGAGGCGGACCTCCGTCGGTTGCTCCTGCGGTTCGAGTTGCTCCGCTTCGACGTGGCCGCCGACTTCCACGGGGCGGCACGCATCTATCGCCGCTGCCGGCGGGAGGGCGTCATCCCTCGAGGACTGACCGACTGCATGATCGCCGCGGTGGCGCTGCGCACCGAGGCCATCCTCCTCGCCCACGACGCCGACATGAACCGCGTCGCCAAGGTGGTCGACATAGAGATGGACCAGGCCTCATACCTCATCGCTGGGGCGCGCCGGGCGTCGCCGAACGCCGGGTCCTCTGGGCCGAATTGAACGAACGGCCCGGCAACTGACGCGTCGACGTGGGACGCCTCTGCGATCATCTCGCCTAGTTCCGACCTCCAGCGGGCCTCGAGCCCACAGACCCGCACCGACCTCGGCCGTGCCAATCGCGAGTCCGCTGCGGCCAAGGCCCGCCTCGTTGCCCGTTCCCCCACGACGACCGCCTCCACGCCTCCGCTCCCGCCAAGCCGAGATCGAGGCTGCCCTCCTCCCCGACGAGGCCGAGCCTCGCCACCTGCGCCCGACCCGGCTCCGGCCCCCGACCGGCCGGGGCCTGAGACTGCACGACCCGGACCCGATATCGGAGCGTGGTGAGGGAACGCCGGCTCACCTCCGGGGATCCCGCCCTACGCTTCGACGGGTGGAGGTGGTTCGCATTCGCAAGCGAAAGCGGCCCGAGGGCGTAATGGTCTGGCGTGCCTACGTACTCGGCGAAGACCGCTTCGGAACGTGGCTCTTCACGCCTCAAGGCTCCATCGTGCGAGGGACATGCGACGGCGAGATCGCGTGCAGCTACGTGGGAGTCCCCGAGGAGCCGGGCCTCCACGTCCTTCACCTCGCACCGAACGACGGATGGTGGTTCGGGACGTGGACGATCGACGAACTCGGCCAACGGGTCGCCATCGACGTGTGCACGCCGCCCGTCCACGTAGACGGGGAATGGCACTTCGACGACCTCGAGCTCGACCTGTACCGCCGTGCGTCGACCCTAGGGGTGTTCGACGAGGCCGAATTCGCCGATGGATGTGCTGCCGGACACATCACCCCCGACGAGGCTCGCGCCGGCCGAGCAACGGCGTCTGACCTCCACGACCGGCTTCGCCATGGGGACGTGCTCTTCGACGCCGTTGGGTGGGACCGGCTGCAAGAGGCGATCGCCCTCGACGCCTTCCCCCTGACCGTCGAACTGAGCGACCTCGACCCTGAGAGTGAGGTCTGTTAGCGATCGTGCGATGGCCGGCAACCGAGTGCTCCGCCGCGGGTCAGCGGTCGTCCGGCGCCGTTCGGTGGTCGACCAGGAATTGCAGCAACACGAGGTCTTGCCACCGTCCGAACTTCGCCCCGATTTCGGGCAAGCGGGCCACTGATGCCGTCCACGGTTTGGGGTGTGTCGGTCCATTCGATCGTCGTCGTCGAGACAAAGGCGTTCAGGATGGACGCGATCGCAGCCGCATCGGTGTCAGCCGCCGGCCTTCATCGACGCCAGGTAGGGTTGCGACGTGTGAGACACCCCACGAGACCTGGGCGCATCGATCACGGCGCGTCGTCTTGGGGGCCATGACTCGACCACCGGGCGAAATCGCGGTACCACCGAGGTTGCGGGCCTCGCTGGATGGCACGCATCACGTCTGGCTTGAGCAGTTACCTCACCTCATCGGTCGCGCCTCGACGCGCTGGCGCCTGGTGGTCGGCCAGCCCTATGTCCCGGGAGGCGCCTCAGCGTGGGTGGCACCGGTGAGCCTTGCACTCGGCGAGTCACCGGCTGTGTTGAAGCTCGGACATTCCCGACAGGCCATTTCCGAAGAGGCTCAGGCTCTGCGACTCTGCAATGGCGACGGCATGGTACGGCTCATCGACCACGACGACGAACTCGGTGCGCTCCTCATCGAGCGCTGTAGGCGCGACGCTACCGCCGAGACCATGAGTAGCAAGCGTGCCATTCAGGTGGCGACGACCCTTCTCTCACAGGTGTGGATGCACGGTGCGAGCGGAGCCCAAGTGGATTCCTTGGCCGGCAGAGCACCTACGACGCTAGAAGGCATCGGTAGGGAACCGGCGCTGAGCGGTGTACGAGGAGCCGCGGTGGCCGGCTGGGAGTATCTTGTCTCCTCTTCCGCGGTCGACCTCCTCCATGGCGATTGTCATCCGCGTAACATTTTGATGATGGGTGGAGGTCAGTGGCGGCTGATTGACCCGAAGCCGTTCCTCGGTGACCGCACGTATGACCTCGCGCAGGTTCTCCTACACTTCGGAGATCCATTGGACGGCGCCCTTCGAAGCCGTGTGCGCTCGGTGGCCGCGTCAACGGGTGTCGACATGGAGGTGCTGAGATGCGTCGTCGCGGCGCGGTGTGCGGAGTGGGCCCTATGGTGCCGTGCCCGCGGGCTCGATGGCTCCGCTCGGTGGAACATCGCCGCGATTGAAAGCGTGATGTGTTGAGGCGGTTCACGGCAAGTTGGCACACCGTCATTGTGGTGACGTCCTTGCTGGCTCCACGGCGTGCGCCTCGTCTTCGACGAGATCGTCTTCTGCACCTCCGTTGCCCGCGTCACGTTGCACACGCTGATGAGCGAAGGGCGCGCTCGGACGTACCGGCTCTTCGTTCCTGAGGGGCTCCCCGACGATCCTCTGATGCCACTCGTGCTCGCGCTGCACGGCAGTGGGAACACGGTCGAGAGCTTCGTCGAAGCAACCCGATCGCTGCAAGGACGACCCGCCGTCGCCAGCGGAGTCATCCTTGGGCGACGGAACGCAGCCGCTGTTATGCCGGTGTTCGGGGGCACGGCACCGGGGACTCCTTCGGGTGCGCCTGCGAGACCCCTCCACCGTGGTGCTATCATTGGATATCACGGAGGTGCAGCATGCCGGACATCCTCATCCGAGACGTCCCCGACGACGTTGTCGCCGCGATCGACGCGAAGGCGCAGCGGGCCGGGCTCTCTCGAGCCGAGTACCTGAGGCGTGCGTTGTCGCGCGAGCGCACCGACGATCACGCTGGTGTGACGGTCGATGACCTGGCCCGCTTCGCTCACACCTTCGCTGACCTCGACGACCCGGAGATCATGGGCCAAGCGTGGCGGTGACGGCGTGGCTGATTGACAAATCCGCTCTGGTCCGCCTGGCTCACAGCGACGATGCCGAAGAGTGGGCAGCAAGGATCGAGCGAGGTCTGGTGCGGATCACGACTGTGACTCGGCTCGAGGTCGGGTTCTCGGCCCGGTCGGCCGAGGAGCTGCGAGTCAGCGCCGGACGGCCGCCCCTGGCGGCCATGCCGATCGAGCATCTGACGCCCTCGATCGAGGACCGCGCCGTGGCAGTTCAGGCCGCGCTGGCTGACCGGGGCCAGCACCGGGCGCCCTCCATCCCGGATCTCCTGAACGCTGCGACCGCCGAGCTCGCACAACTCACTGTTCTCCACGTCGATCAGGACTACGAGCTGATCGCCGACATCACAAGCCAGCCGGTCGAGCGCCTGCGGCTCAGGTGAAGGTGTCGGGCGGGTCCACCTCAACCGCTGGGGCCCAGCGGCGCTCAACCCTGGTGGTCAGCCAGGCCGGTGGACAACTGGCACGCCGCCGTGGGGAATGCGCCCCGCTGGTCTCACGTCGAAAGCGGTCACGAATCTCCCTCCCGAGCCGCCCCCAAGAATGGCTCGACGCCCGCCCGCAGGCCTCGAACGTTTCTCTGGGGCAGCACGCCCTCCCGAGGCTTGCCAGTGACAGCATGACAGTCCGGTAATCCGCTTCCGGAGGGGCGCGGACCGGCGGGGATGACGACGCCGGCTCCCATAACGCTCGGGCGCCAAGGGCCCTCGAGCGCATCCCCGAACGCCGGCTGCGGGACGGTCGCTCGGTCGCTTGTCAGGGTATCGAGTCCACGATGTGGAACGAGACGCCCTCGGTGCGCAGCGCATCCTCGAGCGGCTGCTGGCCGACGGCGACCTTGAGCAGCAGTACCAGGCGGTGGCGGCGGCATTGTTGCGGATCCGTGGTCCAGGCTCCAGGCCCTTCACGCGCGTACCCCCGCTGACCCGCGGTTTTGGGTGCGCCCCCGGCAGGACTCGAACCTGCGACCCGCTGCTTAGAAGGCAGCCGCTCTATCCAGCTGAGCTACAGGGGCTTACGAGAAGGCTACGTCTATCGGCCGGCGCTCTGGGGCACCAGGCCGCTGTGTATGTACATCTATGGTCGATAGCATGCATGTATGGCGAAACGCACGACGATCGAGATCGACGAGGAATTGCTGGCGCGTGCCAAGCGGGCGCTCGGGCGTTCGACCATGTCAATGGCCAAGTGAAAGTCCCCGGTGGTGGCCACCAGAAGTCCCCACCCCTCGGGGTGTGGTCAGAGGTTCTTCGGCCCTGGGCGTCCTCCCTTCGATCGGGCGTCCTTCATGCGGAACGACTCTCCTTCGGTGACCACGACGACGGCGTGGTGGAGCAGGCGATCGAGGAGACTGACGGCGGTGGTGTGCTCGGGCAGGAAGCGGCCCCAGTCCTCGAACGGCCAGTGCGAGCCGATGCCCAGGGACCGGCGTTCGTAGGCGCCGGCGACGAGGCGGA
Encoded here:
- a CDS encoding type II toxin-antitoxin system VapB family antitoxin, producing MARVRTNIEIEDDYLRAVMDRFGVHTKTEAVDLALRHLAGQPMNRDEALAMRGAHAIVEIPEDARPTES
- a CDS encoding type II toxin-antitoxin system VapB family antitoxin, whose amino-acid sequence is MAKRTTIEIDEELLARAKRALGRSTMSMAK
- a CDS encoding DUF402 domain-containing protein — protein: MEVVRIRKRKRPEGVMVWRAYVLGEDRFGTWLFTPQGSIVRGTCDGEIACSYVGVPEEPGLHVLHLAPNDGWWFGTWTIDELGQRVAIDVCTPPVHVDGEWHFDDLELDLYRRASTLGVFDEAEFADGCAAGHITPDEARAGRATASDLHDRLRHGDVLFDAVGWDRLQEAIALDAFPLTVELSDLDPESEVC
- a CDS encoding ribbon-helix-helix protein, CopG family, with translation MPDILIRDVPDDVVAAIDAKAQRAGLSRAEYLRRALSRERTDDHAGVTVDDLARFAHTFADLDDPEIMGQAWR
- a CDS encoding PIN domain nuclease; this translates as MILADTSAWVEYDRATGSPVDIRLSELIAEDGPLAVTDPVVMEVLAGARTEQREADLRRLLLRFELLRFDVAADFHGAARIYRRCRREGVIPRGLTDCMIAAVALRTEAILLAHDADMNRVAKVVDIEMDQASYLIAGARRASPNAGSSGPN
- a CDS encoding aminoglycoside phosphotransferase family protein; the protein is MTRPPGEIAVPPRLRASLDGTHHVWLEQLPHLIGRASTRWRLVVGQPYVPGGASAWVAPVSLALGESPAVLKLGHSRQAISEEAQALRLCNGDGMVRLIDHDDELGALLIERCRRDATAETMSSKRAIQVATTLLSQVWMHGASGAQVDSLAGRAPTTLEGIGREPALSGVRGAAVAGWEYLVSSSAVDLLHGDCHPRNILMMGGGQWRLIDPKPFLGDRTYDLAQVLLHFGDPLDGALRSRVRSVAASTGVDMEVLRCVVAARCAEWALWCRARGLDGSARWNIAAIESVMC
- a CDS encoding PIN domain nuclease, producing MAVTAWLIDKSALVRLAHSDDAEEWAARIERGLVRITTVTRLEVGFSARSAEELRVSAGRPPLAAMPIEHLTPSIEDRAVAVQAALADRGQHRAPSIPDLLNAATAELAQLTVLHVDQDYELIADITSQPVERLRLR